A single region of the Streptomyces sp. NBC_00236 genome encodes:
- a CDS encoding futalosine hydrolase — MRVLVVTAVPVERDAVTRASGPDSDVSVHTVPGAEIHRAGPYDVLAGGAGPAAAAASAAFALASDRYDLVISAGIGGGFAGAAPVGSLVVAGRIGAADLGAETPAGFVPVTELGFGQVWHFPPRSLVRAAVAATRGVTGDVLTVSTVTGSAERAAALRTAHPGAVAEAMEGFGVAEAAALAGVPVLEIRAVSNAVGPRDRDAWRIGDALAALTEAFGKLTPVLEGWIHHDRHDS, encoded by the coding sequence GTGCGTGTGCTCGTCGTGACCGCTGTCCCGGTGGAACGGGACGCGGTCACGCGTGCGTCCGGGCCCGACAGCGACGTCTCCGTCCATACGGTTCCGGGCGCCGAGATCCATCGCGCGGGCCCCTACGACGTCCTCGCGGGCGGCGCGGGGCCGGCAGCGGCGGCGGCCTCCGCCGCGTTCGCCCTGGCCTCGGACCGCTATGACCTGGTGATCTCGGCCGGTATCGGCGGCGGGTTCGCCGGTGCGGCCCCGGTCGGTTCCCTCGTCGTGGCCGGCCGCATCGGCGCGGCGGACCTGGGCGCCGAGACCCCCGCGGGCTTCGTGCCCGTCACCGAGCTGGGCTTCGGCCAGGTCTGGCACTTCCCACCCCGCTCCCTGGTGAGGGCGGCGGTCGCCGCCACCCGTGGGGTGACCGGCGACGTCCTCACCGTCTCCACGGTCACCGGCAGCGCCGAACGCGCCGCCGCGCTCCGCACCGCGCACCCCGGCGCCGTGGCCGAGGCCATGGAGGGCTTCGGGGTCGCGGAGGCGGCCGCACTGGCCGGTGTCCCCGTCCTGGAGATCAGGGCCGTCTCCAACGCCGTCGGCCCGCGCGACCGCGACGCCTGGCGCATCGGCGACGCGCTGGCCGCGCTCACCGAGGCGTTCGGGAAGCTCACCCCCGTACTGGAAGGCTGGATCCACCATGACCGACACGACTCCTGA
- a CDS encoding DUF2771 domain-containing protein, protein MTVAFFSGKGRRIGVALGAVSAGLLVLSACDKPTPLATVTVGDNSVSAEASCYNDGKALKESDIQGCLNKKAEKTVKAAMDDKVRFGVDPEVADNGWTLFINGQQAEQEPYKKTYRSIPGSAFFSSQTGETTKSTQISIVETDGKKLTGIWHFKLEKSD, encoded by the coding sequence ATGACCGTTGCGTTCTTCTCCGGTAAGGGCCGTCGAATCGGCGTCGCTCTTGGTGCCGTGTCCGCGGGACTCCTTGTCCTCTCCGCCTGCGACAAGCCGACGCCGCTCGCCACCGTGACGGTCGGCGACAACTCGGTGAGTGCCGAGGCGTCCTGCTACAACGACGGCAAGGCCCTCAAGGAGTCCGATATCCAGGGCTGCCTCAACAAGAAGGCGGAGAAGACCGTCAAGGCCGCGATGGACGACAAGGTCCGCTTCGGCGTCGACCCCGAGGTCGCGGACAACGGCTGGACCCTCTTCATCAACGGCCAGCAGGCCGAGCAGGAGCCGTACAAGAAGACCTACCGGTCCATCCCGGGCAGCGCCTTCTTCTCCAGCCAGACCGGCGAGACCACGAAGTCCACCCAGATCAGCATCGTGGAGACCGACGGCAAGAAGCTGACCGGCATCTGGCACTTCAAGCTCGAGAAGTCCGACTGA
- a CDS encoding MFS transporter encodes MASARSHDESGPLRRTGRSIGHALHTPFTGTARGIRKATHAHGAGESGLGKLIELHAVNGAGDVMITVALASTVFFSVPTDQARGRVALYLAVTMAPFILLAPVIGPLLDRLPHGRRAAMAGSMLARAVLALTMSGAVATGGLELYPAALGVLVCSKAYGVVRSAVVPRLLPPRFSLVKANSRVTLAGLLATGVAAPIGAGLQTIGPPWPLYGACTIFVGGAVLAFTLPHKVDSAKGERKAHLVPPHGEGAVRPEPLRKNAAPGNGKKPAKEKGGEKRPGLRSVGPSVLHGLQANASHRALSGFLIFFLAFLLREHPLAGQSAAISLGIVGVAAGVGNALGTAVGSWLRARGPEIIVASVLGLALGVAVLAAVFFSTVMVAALAAMAGFTQALSKLSLDAMIQRDVPEEVRTSAFARSETLLQMAWVAGGAVGIALPLNGVLGMSVAAGILALGAATSVRGLLGAARGGSPHPRVA; translated from the coding sequence GTGGCTTCTGCCAGGTCGCACGACGAATCCGGCCCGCTCCGCAGAACGGGCCGGTCGATCGGTCATGCCCTCCACACCCCGTTCACCGGAACCGCCCGCGGCATCCGGAAGGCGACCCACGCCCACGGGGCCGGTGAGTCGGGCCTCGGCAAGCTGATCGAACTGCACGCGGTGAACGGCGCGGGCGACGTGATGATCACGGTCGCGCTCGCGTCGACCGTGTTCTTCTCCGTACCGACGGACCAGGCCCGCGGCCGGGTCGCGCTTTATCTCGCCGTCACCATGGCGCCGTTCATCCTGCTCGCCCCGGTCATCGGCCCGCTCCTGGACCGCCTTCCGCACGGCCGTCGCGCCGCCATGGCGGGCTCCATGCTGGCGCGGGCCGTCCTGGCGCTCACCATGTCGGGCGCGGTCGCCACCGGCGGGCTGGAGCTGTATCCGGCCGCTCTGGGCGTACTGGTGTGCTCGAAGGCGTACGGAGTGGTGCGCAGCGCCGTCGTACCGCGTCTGCTGCCACCCCGTTTCTCGCTCGTGAAGGCCAATTCGCGGGTCACCCTCGCCGGTCTCCTGGCGACCGGCGTGGCCGCGCCCATCGGGGCGGGGCTCCAGACCATCGGTCCGCCGTGGCCGCTGTACGGGGCGTGCACGATCTTCGTCGGCGGCGCCGTCCTCGCCTTCACGCTGCCGCACAAGGTGGACTCGGCGAAGGGGGAGCGGAAGGCGCATCTGGTGCCGCCGCACGGCGAGGGTGCCGTCCGGCCCGAACCACTCCGGAAGAACGCCGCGCCCGGGAACGGAAAGAAGCCGGCCAAGGAGAAGGGCGGGGAGAAGCGGCCCGGGCTGCGCTCCGTCGGCCCGTCCGTCCTGCACGGGCTCCAGGCCAACGCCTCCCACCGGGCGCTCTCCGGGTTCCTGATCTTCTTCCTGGCGTTCCTGCTGCGCGAGCACCCACTGGCCGGGCAGAGCGCCGCGATCTCACTCGGCATCGTCGGTGTGGCCGCCGGAGTGGGCAACGCGCTGGGCACCGCGGTCGGCTCCTGGCTCAGAGCCCGCGGTCCCGAGATCATCGTCGCCTCGGTGCTGGGCCTGGCGCTGGGCGTCGCCGTGCTGGCCGCCGTCTTCTTCAGCACGGTGATGGTCGCCGCGCTCGCGGCCATGGCGGGCTTCACCCAGGCCCTGTCGAAGCTGTCGCTGGACGCGATGATCCAGCGCGACGTACCGGAGGAGGTGCGGACGTCCGCGTTCGCCCGCTCGGAGACGTTGCTCCAGATGGCCTGGGTGGCCGGCGGCGCCGTCGGGATCGCCCTCCCCCTCAACGGAGTACTGGGCATGTCGGTCGCCGCGGGCATCCTCGCGCTCGGTGCCGCCACGTCCGTACGGGGTCTGCTGGGCGCCGCGCGGGGCGGCTCGCCGCACCCCCGCGTGGCGTGA
- a CDS encoding DUF3027 domain-containing protein, translated as MSAATTRSRTARTPVPDRLCAEAVDLARAAAEEAAAPGVVGEHVAVVPEGDRVVTHYFECKDPAYRGWRWAVTVARASRAKNVTLDETVLLPGTDALLAPEWVPWSERLRPGDMGPGDLLPTEADDLRLEPGYTGEDELPPNSAVAAVSGELADLVESEDAELTTRPEPPRRGSIAAVADELGMRRARVLSRYGLYAAADRWDEGFGAKTPMAQAAPATCVSCAFLVPLAGSLKQAFGVCANEFGPADGHVVSLSYGCGGHSEAAVMPKPPKPAPHALDTMQVDEYPLRPARDSGSVPVETDAPTEDLGHS; from the coding sequence GTGAGTGCTGCGACGACGAGAAGCCGTACGGCCCGTACCCCCGTTCCCGACCGCCTGTGCGCAGAGGCCGTAGACCTCGCCCGCGCGGCGGCCGAGGAAGCGGCCGCGCCGGGAGTGGTGGGTGAGCATGTGGCCGTGGTCCCCGAGGGGGACCGCGTCGTCACGCACTACTTCGAGTGCAAGGACCCGGCCTACCGGGGCTGGCGCTGGGCGGTGACCGTCGCCAGGGCCTCCCGCGCGAAGAACGTCACGCTGGACGAGACGGTCCTGCTGCCGGGCACCGACGCGCTGCTCGCGCCGGAGTGGGTGCCGTGGAGCGAGCGGCTGCGGCCGGGCGACATGGGGCCGGGCGACCTGCTGCCCACCGAGGCGGACGACCTGCGCCTGGAGCCGGGCTACACCGGTGAGGACGAGCTCCCGCCGAACTCCGCGGTCGCCGCGGTCTCGGGCGAGCTGGCCGACCTCGTCGAGTCCGAGGACGCGGAACTGACGACGCGCCCGGAGCCGCCGCGCCGCGGCTCGATCGCGGCGGTCGCGGACGAGCTCGGCATGCGGCGTGCGCGGGTGCTGTCCCGGTACGGGCTTTATGCGGCGGCCGACCGCTGGGACGAGGGGTTCGGCGCGAAGACGCCGATGGCCCAGGCGGCCCCGGCGACGTGTGTGTCGTGCGCCTTCCTGGTGCCGCTCGCGGGTTCGCTGAAGCAGGCCTTCGGGGTCTGCGCGAACGAGTTCGGTCCGGCGGACGGGCACGTGGTGTCCCTGTCGTACGGGTGCGGCGGGCATTCGGAGGCCGCGGTCATGCCGAAGCCGCCGAAGCCGGCGCCGCATGCGCTGGACACGATGCAGGTGGACGAGTACCCGCTGCGTCCGGCGCGGGATTCCGGCTCCGTGCCGGTGGAGACGGATGCGCCGACGGAGGACCTCGGCCACTCGTAG